In the genome of Streptomyces sp. V2I9, one region contains:
- a CDS encoding YciI family protein, with translation MRYLVMVQGSQADYDAQAGKGSAGSPVWDEKATQAMFAHMGGINDDLAESGELITGYGLSEPAAGRAVSLDGEGRPVVSDGPYSETKELLAGFWVLDCESLERVTEIAARVARCPQPAGAPEYPVLIRPIGGGIDD, from the coding sequence ATGAGGTATCTGGTGATGGTCCAGGGCAGCCAGGCGGACTACGACGCGCAGGCCGGCAAGGGGAGCGCCGGCAGCCCGGTCTGGGACGAGAAGGCGACGCAGGCGATGTTCGCCCACATGGGCGGCATCAACGACGACCTCGCCGAGTCGGGCGAGCTGATCACCGGCTACGGGCTGTCCGAGCCCGCGGCGGGCCGAGCCGTCAGCCTGGACGGCGAGGGCCGCCCGGTCGTCTCGGACGGGCCGTACAGCGAGACGAAGGAGCTGCTCGCCGGGTTCTGGGTGCTCGACTGCGAGAGCCTGGAGCGGGTCACCGAGATCGCGGCCCGCGTGGCCCGCTGCCCGCAGCCGGCCGGGGCGCCCGAGTACCCGGTGCTCATCCGGCCCATCGGCGGCGGGATCGACGATTAG
- a CDS encoding pyrroline-5-carboxylate reductase — MDRTDADRTDVDRADVDRADADRTDADRAVVDRAVVVGGGHMGSVIAGRLSDELRGAEVTVVEPSADRAAALREAEPRLRVEESYRPVPGAAVVVLALPPAALDSFASGLPADAFHDATVVSIMAGVRLETLVARLGTAHVLRAMPNLAAEVGQSMTMLCPGPGADDDDLARAEKALSAIGEVLVPPDESFLDAGTALVGSGPALVAFVMKGFTDYARRAGFDAAGSLRLTCQVLRGTADLLEADGTSPEELYGRASTPGGTTERGITCLGEHRVQEAVRDALEKTAARSRELAG, encoded by the coding sequence ATGGATCGCACCGACGCCGATCGCACTGACGTCGACCGCGCCGACGTCGACCGCGCCGACGCCGACCGCACCGACGCCGACCGTGCCGTGGTCGACCGTGCCGTGGTCGTGGGAGGCGGGCACATGGGCTCGGTCATCGCCGGACGGCTCTCCGACGAGTTGCGTGGCGCGGAGGTCACGGTGGTGGAGCCCTCGGCCGACCGCGCGGCGGCCCTGCGCGAGGCCGAGCCGCGCCTGCGGGTCGAGGAGTCCTACCGTCCGGTGCCGGGAGCCGCCGTGGTGGTTCTCGCCCTTCCTCCGGCCGCTCTGGACTCCTTCGCGTCGGGGCTGCCCGCCGACGCGTTCCACGACGCCACCGTGGTGTCGATCATGGCCGGGGTCCGGTTGGAGACGCTGGTCGCGCGGCTCGGTACGGCGCACGTGCTCCGGGCGATGCCGAATCTGGCCGCCGAGGTCGGACAGAGCATGACGATGCTGTGCCCCGGACCTGGAGCGGATGACGACGACCTGGCCAGGGCGGAGAAGGCGCTGTCCGCGATCGGTGAGGTTCTCGTACCGCCGGACGAGTCCTTCCTGGACGCGGGGACCGCGCTCGTCGGCAGTGGCCCGGCGCTGGTGGCCTTTGTGATGAAGGGCTTCACGGACTACGCGCGGCGGGCGGGGTTCGACGCGGCCGGCAGCCTGCGGCTGACCTGCCAGGTTCTGCGGGGCACGGCCGACCTCCTGGAGGCCGACGGCACCAGCCCCGAGGAGCTCTACGGACGGGCGAGCACGCCGGGAGGAACCACCGAACGGGGCATCACCTGCCTGGGCGAGCACCGGGTCCAGGAAGCCGTCCGCGACGCGTTGGAGAAGACGGCTGCCCGCTCGCGGGAACTGGCCGGCTGA